The DNA segment TGAGATACTAAACATGCTGGCATTATAATCTTGCAGAAGATGACTGGAATATCTCGTACACTGTTATTGTTTTATGTCCTGAAAATAACAATCTGCATTCTTTTTACAGGCTGCTGATTCTCAGATTGTCTCTGACTATGTGCGCTACTTCCTTCACCAACACACGTAAGTGACTTtactaaaatatgatttttaaggtaAAGTTTTAGACTATGATTTAGTGTGTACTTTTACAATGATTTTACCTCATTGTGAGTTGTGAGTTTGTATTTGTGTAGGATACAACTTGGACAACCTGCGACAGTTAAAGTTGCTGCAAACCTTGTCCGGCTTCTCGCATATAACAATAAGGTTTGACCTTGATGCTTTTTCTTggtaattcaattcaatttgcaTGGTTGAGTTTCCACCAATAATAATAGTAACAGTGACAAGCATCGTGTATTTAAGCCTTTACTATACTCTGATTCCAAGTATTCTCTTCtatatatttatctattattaagAGACCAAGGCAACTGATATTTGGCtttgttataaatttattttcattggcAGAATTTCTTACAGACCGGGTTAATTGTTGGTGGTTGGGATAAATATGAAGGTGGACAAATTTATGGAGTTCCTCTGGGTGGAACAATAGTACAGCAACCTTTTGCTATCGGAGGTATCTCATTGTTTAAATGTATTAAAGAACAATTTCTATTATGATTTCTTTGTTCATGTTCAACTAACCGAGTGAGTATccctatatacatatattttctgTATCAATTGCCCATAGTATTACCTTGACATTAAGATTTGACATTGGGTAGatctaatttagttaatagGAATGAGTGATGCATGGACCCTTTCAAAAGTCATTCTTCATTGTTTTTAGACTACAGAGATAGAGGCTTGTAGAAATCAAAGTCGGAGGACAATAGACCCAAGAACACCCTATCTCTGCTTTTCTGGTCTGATTTGgagggaaagaagaaaaataaaaggaaccTGATAAATTTCTTCTCTTAATATGTATCTTTTATAGTGTTGCTTAGTCTTGTATAATGGTGTATCTCTTCATTGGAGAATGGTTGATGTTGAATTTGTTTAGTCTAATGATTTGATTCTAATGTATCCCTTTTCCCTTTACTAGTCATATCATTTCAGTCAAGAATGCACAGACACTTCAATATAGTAGCCTTGTGTCACAAAAACATATTTGTGTCAGACACTTCAGAGACAATTTGTATATGTCTACCCTTGTGATTTATTGTCTTTATGACTCATGCTTACTTTTAGAACATGGATTGCTTCTTTTCGTTTAAGATTTGTATTTTATGTATTTGTATACAAAACTTATGCATTGCACTTAGCCCTATCATGTCctatgattttgaaaattttccatATCCCTATGTCCTTGTCTTATTGTATCTGTCATTCTGTCtgtgtcatatatataattagagaTGTCACTTTGGAATAAGCCCGGATCATTGCTTGTTGAAAATGTGTACATGggttttctattgttatgtttattattatttctaaatttaTCATTGCTAGCCTGTTAGCTTTTTCCTTGGGATGCATGGCTTTTGTTTGTAAAGCTATGGTTACTTGATTTGTCTTTTGCAGGATCTGGGTCCAGTTACTTgtatggtttctttgaccaagCCTGGAAAGAGGGAATGACCAAGGATGAAGCCGAGGTGTGTGTTTGGATTCTTACTGCTTCTCTTATGTTAAAAAAGAATGATTTTAGGTTTTTATAGTCAATAATAATGACTGGCACAAAATTGTTGTGGATGTTAGTTTTGGGGACCTAATCTGATTTTCTCATTATTGCAACAATATGTTTAAGATAAGAACACTGGCTAGTAGCCTCATAATTTAGAAGCTATTAGAAATTCTGAGTAagatattttttgttcaaatcCTTATTGCTGATAGTATATTTTGATGCTGTATGACaggatttagtaaaaaaggCAGTTTCACTGGCTATTGCTCGTGATGGTGCAAGTGGTGGGGTGGTGCGAACAGTCATAGTAAGACATCTTGACCAGTGAtttgtgtttgtttctttattttccaCAAAGTGAGAATCATAGTATATCTTATAAGGGAGGGGGACAACGGATTGAGAAAGAGGCATAATGCATTGTGGGAAATTGAACCCACACTCTCAATTTATGTTTAACAAGCTGAATTGACTCAAAAGGACAActtgtattttaaaaacaacttcatatttttattcatatgcTCAATGATTTGAAATCAcctgattttgatttttgaaatccTTGTGTAGATAAACTCAGAGGGAGTGACCAGGAATTTCTACCCTGGCGACCAACTTCCATTATGGCATGAGGAAATGGAGGCCCACAACTCTCTGCTAGACATTCTTGGTGTCCCAGAGCCGATGAGCATGTGAAGTGAAGAAGTTTCTGTGTTCATAATCGTTTCCGGATAGATTATATCTTGTCACCTCTCCTTCATGAACTAGTTAACGATTTGTGGAGTCGATTACATTGTTTGGTTGGATATTGTTTCTGGTCAGGTTATCCTTGTGTTATGTACCATGTTTAACCTTTGTTTCATCATATAGCTCCAAAGTAACATGTAAACTTTGGTGAATTGGTGTTGATACAAAGCAAttatcaaatcattttaaattcttatttttggtaGTTAGTGGTACAAAGTAGtacataatttaagtttttattattataaaaaaattggttgattttttaaatttatttgaaaaatttaaacGAATTATAGGAATTTCTTTGAATGACCTATAATGATGGTTTCTATTctacaaaaaatgaaagttCGAAAAGAATTATTTGAAGGGCTTAATAATCACGATAGCCTATACATTGGACGAAGTTTTAAAAAAGAACTTAGgataaatttaattgtgaaTACAGTAAGAGAAGAAATTATAAGGAATTATGAAACTgactgaaatttgaaatttaagctTAAAGCCATATATTAGTACAATGCGGCAATTTGAGGGATTAAATGAGTGATTCATTGGTATTCttgaaggaataaaagttataaaacaTCTCAATCCTTAGTTTAATAGTTATAAAACATCTCAATCCTTAGTTTAATTTAGAGgatgaaaaaggaaagaaggaaaagtgagaaaaaggaaaggaaataaTGACAGTGTTTATTTATCAGCTTAACATCTCCgtccttttcttaaaaaaaaaaaaagagaattataAATTTGGTCCCCTAGTTTATTAGTTTTGAATTTGATCTCGTTGACAGGCAACAAATATCGAAGAACTAAATCTGAAACTGAAAATAAACTAGGGGACAAAAATGCAATTTTGCAAAAATCTACATCcttgatattattaattagttttttttttcctctattaAAGTTGTGTGATCGAGGATACgtgattttgatgataaaaaaagaagttaaataaCAAGAGAGTGAGTTAAGTGGCAGTAGAGAGAAAATGAGCGTGAAGGTGAATTGCGTGGGTGGCGACACTCATAACGTCTTCGTGTACGGTAGTCTGTTAGCTGATGAAGTTGTCCATACCCTATTGAAGCGCGTCCCTCCAACCGCACCTGCCATCCTTCACGACTAGTTcagtactctctctctctctctctgtctctgcAATTCATTCGTTTGTTTATGAGGATGGGTTTTGTCGTTGCTCTAACTTGATGTATTTGATTTGCAGTCACAGGTTTAAGATCAAAGGTCGCGTTTATCCCGCTATTCTCCCTGTCCAGAATAACAAAGTTTATGGCAGGGTCTGTCTCTCTTCTTACATATCCCTCATAATTCTAATATATGCATCCATCATTTAAGACTATTTTTAATCAGGTGCTTCTTGGTATCTCCGGAGTAGAACTAGATATTTTAGATGAATTTGAGGATGTTGAATATACTAGAACTGATGTTGAGGTTTCCTTGAAGGTCAGTTAGTCACTCTTgtttatttcactttctatgaACCTATAGCAGTATAGGGTAATAATTGTATATCAAATGAGGCAAATGTTACATTTCCCAAAAAtacatacattattattattattatctagagggcgagccctggtgcagcggtaaagttgtgccttggtgacttgttggtcatgggttcgaatccggaaacagcctctttgcatatgtaaTGGGGTAggaagtttattattattattattggaatGCTAAAATTAATGGTACAGGACAAGTCTGAAAAGTTACAAGTTTGCGCTTATGTTTGGAGCAACCCAAATGATCCTAACTTATATGCAGAGTGGAATTTTGAGGTCAGCATACATGCcatctttcttattttcatttgctccaattaaaataaaatgatttgggGGACAAAAGAGAAGCATCAAATGATCTTCAATGTTTAAATGTATGTATTCTTCTGGTTTCTTCTTCGTATGTGACCGAGGCCTTTGTTGGCTATGATTACTTGTGATTGCATTCCAAGTTTTAAATTGCGGTCGCGGTCATGGTTGCAATTTTTTCACAATCTTTAATATTCTGAGAAATTGTGAACATATGTAGTTGATGCGGCTGCAATTTCAGTTGCCATGTGGTCTTGGAGAACCTAAATGTCTTGACAATGTGGCCACAATCACAGTTGCGGACTTCTTTTATAAACCTTGGTTACATTGTAAAACACTTTGAATAATTGGATGAGAATGTTTTGTCTAAAACCATGTGTAGCATACTAACATGAGTAATTGGGTGATTCAATTTCCTTGATGAACAACTTATGActacttgttttgtgcatacaaatAGAAGGCAGATAGCATTGTAGTAGTTATACTTTGTTGACTGGTACATAGTTAGCTACCTCCCTTTAGGTTTTCCCTTTACTTCCCTCATGTTTTGATTTTGGTGAAGATTTTCAAACTTCTTAATTAAAGAGTTATGCCTATATAAGTGATTGAAACTTCATTGAGGTTCTTAGCTCATTAGTATATGCATAGTTTGTGTCAATGTCGTTAAACTTTACatgctttttttaattttcgtttCAAATTTAAGTCCCTTTTCATGCATCCCTCCCTGTTCTAGAAGTcgttttttttctctctgactattctgatatatttttttttttatttgaaaggaATGGAAACAAGTTCACATGAATGATTTCGTCAAGATGACTGATGGCTTTAGGCAAGAGTTGGAGTTACCAGAATCAAAGCCAAGAGTGCAGACTTATGAAACCTTCTACAAGCAAGAAAACGATAAGCCACTTGAACCTTGATGTTTGCAGTTTGTAAAAATTCTGCATTTTGTGCACTGTGCAGAGTTGTATGGTTCAATTAAGAATCATACTATTCACTGAATAATTATTAGTTCCTCTCGAataattcatttgatgatttaatAAGCATCTCAATGCTAACGGTGACAAGTTTtcagtaatatatttattttacattattgtaTTATTATCTTGTACAGTCTTAATACTAATATTTGATTACCCCCTCTCCAAATTAGATATCTATATACATAAATAGAACATAAGTTGCAAGATTAATGAATTTGTAATCCTTAGTATTTCATAGTAGAGTGTCAAAATGGAAGCCctgttgaaaataaaataaatctccCAATATTATAGGTTTATACATAGCTGGGGGCCTTTTTTTTAAGGGGTGGGATGGGGGAGTTGCATCAGCAtcacattttggaagttgggagTCCTATTTGTATCTCTTGAACCATGACAAATTCGTGCAGAAGGAACATTTAAAGCATTTTCATCTAGGCTTAAATGTGAAAAGTCTTGACAAGTTTAGCTGTGTTGAAGGGTGAATTAGGATAAATTTCGGTATATTTCTCTTATCCTTATTCTCTTTTTATCTATTGATTATaggataaattaaattttgaattgtttataaaataaaaagtttatttgaaGTCtgaacgtttttctttgaatcgTTTGCATCTGTCTTGACTGACCTTTTAGGACGATCTTACCGACATGATACCTACCTTTCATCATAATTGTCTTAGGATAATCTTTCTGcaaataaaaagtttttatctattaagtttttaatttatttttgtctttcaaGTTTCCATTCAGAATTCTAGTAGGAGATACCAAGTGTCATATAGGATAAAGAAGAACGGGAATACAACCTTTACATGAATTCATTCTCTTTTTCCATCATGAACCATCCATTCGTTGCTTCTGTTCTGTGTTGTCAATTAATACTTCATGTGCAGAAGAAAAGAGTAAGTAGGCacaaagtttttttaatatgaaactGGCTAGAATGTTACAGTCACAGATCTGTCATAAATTTGATACTACCCCTATAGTTCTAGATGTATAAAACTCttagtaatataatttatactgTAGAATCCAAAACGAACTTGGACAAATGATGAAAACATTAACTATTACTTCTAAACAAATACTGACACAAGCAATCACAAACAGAAAGTGATAGGTAAATCTTAGACGCAGGAAATGAGCTGTTTCATATCAAAAAGACGGGAACGGTATGGTATCCAGTTCATGTATCATTTCAGAAAATGATGACGTCAAAATAGCATCGGATTTAAGATTCAGGCAGCAATCTCTCATCATTTCTGCAACTGCTACAGTCAAGTGGCATTGGAATATAGAACTTCGGAAGCCACTTTTGGCCACAAATTTCACACCCTTTCTAATTCCTGTTCCTTAATGTGAGACATGACCACTAAATTCAGGAGAAGTTTGGGATTTGTTGTCTCGATCTCATGCTGCTTGAGGTTATTCCCATAACTTAGTAGTTATGCTGGTATTTTAGAAACATGTGTTAAGTGCTAACGTTACAGTTGTAAATTTTTATCCCTTTCTGTCCTCTCTACCTGACAATAAACTTGGGTCTTCGGTGACCCTCGTCTCCTTATTCTTGTTAGTGGTTTGCTATATTGCAGCGAATCTGCTACCCACTCGACCTCAAGATAGATAAAAATAACCAACAGAAAGGGAAAAGAGATTACAAAATTAAACGAGGAAACAACCCAACTCACATTTTAACAAGAGGAATCATTGGTCTAGCTACAAAAGAGATTTATTAACATGATGGTTGTTACACAAATAAGGCGAAAGATTTAGCTTAAAAAAACGAACGAGAGATTACAAAAACCAGAACAACACAGCACAATGCAAACAAGATTCAAAATAAACAGCAGAACTTGAACATGCAAATCCACAAGGgtaccaccaccatcaccacctTCAATTCAACCTCATACACACATGCATATATTCATGCATGCATGACTAATAAGTTCCTTGTGTGGCCTCATTAATTCTACCCTGAGCATAACTTCCATAATCCTTTGCCCTCTCCTTCACATCCCTTGCCTTATCAGTAAGGTACCCTTTTGCATAGTCAAGGGTGTCAGAACCCGCAGGCTGGTTCCCAGAAACGTAGTTGTAAATCCAAGATAAAGCAGCAATGGCAGCCACACCACAGCCCCCAGAGAACAAAAAGCCAGAAGCAACCAGGAACAGCACAAACGCAGCAGGGACAAGGATGGGGCTGAAGATAACAAGAAGAGGGGTTGCAATGATCAAACCTATGACAGTGCCTGTGAGGGTCAACCCAGACAGGAGTAAGAGTGTGATGCCAATAGTTGCAGCAGTTATGAACTTCACGGTTTGGCGTGAAGGAGGGTTGTTAATGCTGCTGTTGGTCTCATAGGTGGTTCCATAGGGTGCTCCATAGGAGGTTCCATAGGAGTAGGATCCTCTTGGTTGATCAGTAGAAATGGTTGCCATGGTTGGTATTTTTTCTCTTGCTAAACCAAGTGTTGATGAGAGTATTGAGTGAGAGAGGTATATAGTAGTGTATGAGGAGGTGTGAGAGGTTACGCGGCAAGAGGTGAGGGTACTTTGCATGTCGTGGCGGCTTTGCATGAAATTGAGGTTCAAAATAAGTAACACCTGTCCCCCTTTACTGTCCCCTCTCTGAAACAGCCTCAGTAAGTTATCATGAAACCATGGGAAACTTGGAGGGTTCTGCACATACCCTTGGCTAATCTAACATATGAAGTGTGGAAAATTCCCTCTATTAATGGCATTTTATATCACATCGTTTGAATATGCAGGAAGTTTCTTACTTTTGTTTCTTAGGTTTCACTTCAAAAAATACGACACATATGATTTCTTCCCATTAAATAAGCATGATTATAAGAATTACAGTATTACATTACGTTGTTGGActcaatttaaaattcttaaaaatattatttatcatagCATTTCCTTTCTATTAACTAGGAGTGTTATTCTTTTACTAGATTTTTTTTGAAggagtgttattttatttttcttttataaggtttttttatagattagacacattaaaaaaaactttctgCGTACCTGTTTTATTCTCTTGGGTTGCGGTAAATTGTGTCCGTTCTTGCGCTCATCTCTCTGaagacaaataatttatatttacaataaaaatattttataagtttacaattaataaaaagttaaaattaatttgtatacaACATGTTACAATATATgctatataattttatcaattactagaattgtatttttttatatataaatgtcGTGTAATAGAAAAATGGCATTCTTAATACACTTGTTTACAACATATTACAATATATgctatataacattttttacactGCAAATTTCACATTCCCATGCATTcggtgagaagaagaaaaaattaacttgAGTTAAAAGTGTATTAAGAAACTATAAATTTCTGTTTGGAGTGAATAAAATCTAAGATAAGTAGgttctattttaattaattatttttcctttatctCAAACATCGTCGCATATGGAGGTTTGGGGGTGATATTATGTTGCACAAAAAAACTGACATTAATCATTTCCGCTGATATTATACGATTATATTCCTGAGAGCATATTTCTATACTTGCCTGACAAATGTATATTCCTTGTCCTTGTTTTTTTGTGCTCAGATTGTCTTTCGATCGGATTAATCTTtctaaatacaaaaatttatttaaaaagttaacatttttttaatgttttttatacacGGATATAGGATTTAAACTCTTAATTATatgcttaaaaaatataaattacatacTATCTATACTACCATATTAATTTTTCCtgtctttattttgaaattgtgGTTTGAGTAATatgattactttttttcttcttctgaaaataagatatttttataataaaaaattatgagattAATTCTTAAGTCTCAAAATCatggaagtaatttttttttcttttcaacaaaATCCTATGTgatatacttgaaaaataatcacattaagaatattattaatataatgtgATGAGATAGacaaataattatatctctCGAGCATGATATAATACGATTAATAAATAACATTGAAAACCATGTCTCTTAGATGTATTGCGGTAAGAAAAATGTCTCTTAGATGTATTGCGGTAAGAAAAATGTCTCTtagatgtatagtttttttttttactgctctTAGATGTATAGttaagaatttgaatttcagatcTGCGTATACGGAAAAAAAGGACATATGTTAAAAGAAATTAGTATCTCAAATAAATCTCTCTATATCTCGAGAAATTTTTACTCTCGACTAAGAAATACTCTATCTACCCAAAATTTAACAGTCACAATAATTTCTACTTTAACAGTCACAATAATTtctactttcttttttattctgacAACAATTTCAGGTTATGTCAGGCTCCAAAAAGTAATCGTGAGcggtttctctttttcttcttttaaaaagatcacttaactttttttttagcaGAGGAGAAAGATTAATTAACtttaacataacataacataatGGTAGAACCATCGTGGCCAAAGTTAAAATAATACTGATAATGACATTCTTACCATTGATCAACAGAAAAATAAGAATACCGAGTATTatatggatattttttttaataaaaaatacaaatttaaaaaaacgtaacaaaaaataatttagttaataaaaatcaaaataagatttttaatttgaacaatttgaaattttagtaaaatttataGAAGATTATTTTATTGGAATTTTTCAAGTATATGCATTATGTAATTGAAGGTATTTAAGaattattgaaaaatgatatttttaattaaataaacaaataaaaaatattaatttaatttgataaaagaattacaaaaatgccacaaaTGGAGAAATTGACAAAATTTGAACCCGTGACATTTTGTAGCCAAAACAAATGCGCTACCAAATTGTATTACATCTCTAGTAGTGTTATAGTAgagtatttttgtcttttttttccttaatttttcctataaaatgaacatgttttttattttggttcttgTATGGTAAAATGTTGAGCTTGAAAAACTTAGGACtcatttaaataatcaaatgtcaagaatttgtttatttaattacacAAATTAAACGAGTAGAACTCCAATGGTTATACATAGCTCGACTAAAATCATTTACAACTCCACtctcaataatataataatatatgtatacCATCGTAGAAAATAGTCTTGGATATATGACAATTATATGCATTATAAACCAATCCTATTGCGAAAATTGGCCAGTTTGTTTCATAGACCTCCAATAGTTActctataatataatatagtatGTATAAAATGTCATAGGAGGGATTGGTGACCAAAATTGGGCGTCATAGGTAGTGGTTTTGCCATGATGATGACGATGTTCCGGCTGCTTCCACCCACTCAATAATTCCAATAGCATTCtcattgttattattgacaTAGGATTAATCCATTTCCATCATGTCGCCTTCTTCCACCTCTAAAGGTTGACCAGTTTCTGGAACTATTTCTTCACATGCCATAGGAGAATGGAGGGCAACCCATGGGACAACAGCCAAACAGTCGTTTGTTGACATTTCAGAACTCTTCTCCCTCCTCATTTCATCTTCAACAGGGTCATCTTGCTTGGCAATGCCCCATGACAACAAataatctgaaaaaaaaaagtggcaaGAATTGTTCAAAAGATATTCAGAGTACACAGATCAATGAGCATCAAAACTGTGATGTGCATTGAATGCTATGGTTAAAATAACATGTGGTTTTAacatcagaagaaaacaaaaggattCACCCCTAcccccaaataaataaataaaagcaatGTGAAATCTTTTATCTTGTTGAATAGTTGGTGGAAAAGAACAAGATGATGGTTTAATGCCACAGGCTTGAGTTATTTTTCAACTCCTAATTTAATACGAGCAGCCTAAAAAAAAGCTTAAATGGGCAACAGGACAAATATCTCTGTTCTCCTGTCCATCAAAGTTTGCATGAATGTTATAAATAGGCAATAATTAATTCACGTGACCAATTTACAACAGTCACCACAGCAAGGAAGGGCAGTAGTCATCATGTGAGGTCACTAGAGGTCAATAAATCAAATAGTGTATTAATTCAAATAGAGGGGGTGAAGAgagaaataaaggaaaaatagaaaaataaagaaaaaatagtgtGGGTCCTACACCTTTTACATactgttttaatttaaatatttatctactatttctaccctttttattttcatcatctCCACAGAACACAAGGCAACCATTGTCCACTTCACatgcataaaattttgtttgtagAAACTTTTTACTTCAACTTGTAGTAGATTCCTGGGAAGATTCATAGCGTTGATATATACCACAGAAACATACACATCCATACTGCATCTAGACTGACTCATTCTAACAGTTCCCTATAACATTTCCCCTGTATTTATCTTCTTATCTGTAAATGACCATTGCCCTCAATTATTCTGATCACCATAGCAATATCatataaaacttaataaattGGATATCCTCTCCATGGGAATTCAAAAATGCTTCAGAACTCCTTAGTTGTATAGATAAATTTCTGGAAGAGATAATCAATAGCAATCCATGGAATCTGATTATTCTCAAAAGAAGCAAATGATATGATAGACTGAAAGCTGAGAAGTATTTCATCCCATATTAACCTCTCAAATATAATTCAACTTTAAAGCCTGGCAGATTCAGTTAATGGTGAGAGGATTATATTGTGATCATGTGATATGATtaactgaatttttaaatttaagagaattacatagaaaattattttccagATAATATATAGAGACTAGAAAGTCTTTTTTTATAAGTGTAAATTAGCAAGTTATACACAAGGGGTTCTAAGTACGGATTTGTTATGCCTTTGGATTCGTTATCTGCAACTGCAAGACTGCAAAGGGTTCTAAGTTTACTCAGAATCCAATatgcaaacaaataaagaagACTAAATTCATAAACCCCTAGCATAGAAGAATAAACAAGAATATCTTACAAACTTTTGGTTTCATAGGAGGCCTTATGAGCCTGGAAAAGATGCAGATGCAGGGTGAAAGCCATGTTAGAGAAATGCTAGCAACATACTGTTTAATTTCAACACtgaatatatactaataaaggaTGAAATCCCATGCTAGCCCAACCAATAGAGCGTGCTGTGCACCCAAATTATTTAGTGAGATTGACAGGAAGAAAGTGTGAAGAGCACATATCACTATCACAGTATcacttctctacatgtcatgaaaTCAGAAACAGTCTATCTTGAATTGATAAGGCAAAGTTTCACgcgtcattttcttttttcctttaactAGTCAAACATCCACAACAAGTGCATTGCAATGAAGGGTCTGTTTGGATAAGCTTTTCCAAAAGTACTTctaggagaaaaaaataagaagaaaaaaaaatgaaataagcttcTCTATAAGCTAAAACTAACTTCTGGATTAGCTAATTTGCAAAAGTTCTCTTATCTTTTATAGAAGCTATGAGAGAAGAGAACTTCTGCAGATTAACTAATAGCCTCATGAATAAGCTAAAaaactcatttaatttttttcttatcctGAAAGTGCTTCGGGAAAAGCTTACCCAAACAGCCGTAAATggcaacaataataataaaacatcaaaacacATTAGCACACACAATAACTAACGGGAACAGCTCGAGAGCAGTGATACACATCCAAATACTCAATCAAGCAAATAACAAACACGTCtcaattttaaacttaaaaacaattcaaaatcaaatgattatatattGTAAACGGTTACCCTTTAATCCAGGAATCAAGTCAGCCTTGATAACGACAGAGAACTCAGGCGAGCTTGGGGACTTGAGAAAAGGCGTAGTAGCGGTTGGCTCATAAAGAACAATAGCCCTCTCTTCCGTGTCCGTCACAGACGCAGGTGTGGGGTCCACACAGGGTTGGTCCACCA comes from the Glycine soja cultivar W05 chromosome 6, ASM419377v2, whole genome shotgun sequence genome and includes:
- the LOC114415083 gene encoding proteasome subunit beta type-6-like: MDQKVDFSAPHSMGTTIIGVTYNGGVVLGADSRTSTGVYVANRASDKITQLTDNVYVCRSGSAADSQIVSDYVRYFLHQHTIQLGQPATVKVAANLVRLLAYNNKNFLQTGLIVGGWDKYEGGQIYGVPLGGTIVQQPFAIGGSGSSYLYGFFDQAWKEGMTKDEAEDLVKKAVSLAIARDGASGGVVRTVIINSEGVTRNFYPGDQLPLWHEEMEAHNSLLDILGVPEPMSM
- the LOC114415084 gene encoding AIG2-like protein D, yielding MSVKVNCVGGDTHNVFVYGSLLADEVVHTLLKRVPPTAPAILHDYHRFKIKGRVYPAILPVQNNKVYGRVLLGISGVELDILDEFEDVEYTRTDVEVSLKDKSEKLQVCAYVWSNPNDPNLYAEWNFEEWKQVHMNDFVKMTDGFRQELELPESKPRVQTYETFYKQENDKPLEP
- the LOC114415085 gene encoding oleosin 1-like — protein: MATISTDQPRGSYSYGTSYGAPYGTTYETNSSINNPPSRQTVKFITAATIGITLLLLSGLTLTGTVIGLIIATPLLVIFSPILVPAAFVLFLVASGFLFSGGCGVAAIAALSWIYNYVSGNQPAGSDTLDYAKGYLTDKARDVKERAKDYGSYAQGRINEATQGTY
- the LOC114415086 gene encoding uncharacterized protein LOC114415086; this translates as MKKRKELGHDFPPISPPPKSRRLEWERDLLCSTTMMMMMMMEEEENAMVDQPCVDPTPASVTDTEERAIVLYEPTATTPFLKSPSSPEFSVVIKADLIPGLKDYLLSWGIAKQDDPVEDEMRREKSSEMSTNDCLAVVPWVALHSPMACEEIVPETGQPLEVEEGDMMEMD